Proteins encoded by one window of Sphaerodactylus townsendi isolate TG3544 linkage group LG02, MPM_Stown_v2.3, whole genome shotgun sequence:
- the LOC125427173 gene encoding olfactory receptor 1038-like isoform X2, translated as MSKNCTTVKEFILLGITDRPDLQNPLFVVFLLNYIITVMGNLGIILLIRMDPHLHTPMYFFLCHLAFVDLCYSSVIAPKMLTNFLAAKKTISYNACAAQLGCFLTFMITECFLLAVMAYDRYVAICNPLLYQTIMSQRVCIQLVAVPYIYSFGVALFHTIVTFRLSFCSANVINHFYCDDLPLLALSCSDTSTKQILIYVFAGFDMICSLLIVLISYSFILSNILRIRSAQSRQKAFSTCSSHLTAVTIFYGTLMFMYLQPSTNHSLATDKIASVFYTLVIPMLNPLIYSLRNKEVKAALKRSIERFVLVLR; from the coding sequence ACCACCGTCAAGGAGTTCATTCTCTTGGGGATCACTGATCGTCCAGACCTACAGAACCCTCTCTTTGTTGTGTTCCTTCTGAACTATATTATCACTGTGATGGGAAATTTGGGGATAATTCTCTTAATCAGGATGGATCCTCATCTCCACACTCCCATGTACTTCTTCCTCTGCCACCTGGCTTTTGTTGACCTTTGCTATTCCTCTGTCATTGCTCCTAAAATGCTGACAAACTTTTTAGCAGCTAAAAAAACAATTTCATACAATGCATGTGCAGCACAGCTGGGCTGCTTCCTAACATTTATGATCACAGAATGTTTCCTCCTGGCAGTGATGGCATACGACCGCTATGTAGCCATCTGTAACCCACTGCTTTATCAAACCATCATGTCTCAGAGAGTGTGTATCCAATTGGTAGCTGTCCCTTATATATACAGCTTTGGCGTGGCTCTGTTCCACACCATAGTGACATTCCGTTTGTCCTTCTGCTCTGCAAACGTGATCAATCATTTCTACTGTGATGACCTCCCACTGTTAGCCCTTTCTTGCTCTGACACCAGCACCAAACAGATCCTGATCTATGTGTTTGCTGGGTTTGACATGATATGCTCACTTCTCATTGTATTAATctcttattcttttattctttctaaTATCCTCAGAATACGTTCTGCTCAAAGTCGACAAAAAGCTTTTTCTACCTGTTCCTCCCATCTGACAGCTGTTACCATCTTCTATGGAACACTGATGTTTATGTATTTGCAACCTAGTACTAACCATTCTCTAGCAACAGATAAAATTGCTTCTGTTTTCTACACTCTGGTGATTCCCATGTTGAATCCTTTGATCTACAGTCTGAGAAATAAGGAAGTTAAGGCTGCTCTGAAGAGATCAATCGAAAGATTTGTGCTTGTTCTCAGATGA
- the LOC125427173 gene encoding olfactory receptor 1038-like isoform X3 — protein sequence MRNITTVKEFILLGITDRPDLQNPLFVVFLLNYIITVMGNLGIILLIRMDPHLHTPMYFFLCHLAFVDLCYSSVIAPKMLTNFLAAKKTISYNACAAQLGCFLTFMITECFLLAVMAYDRYVAICNPLLYQTIMSQRVCIQLVAVPYIYSFGVALFHTIVTFRLSFCSANVINHFYCDDLPLLALSCSDTSTKQILIYVFAGFDMICSLLIVLISYSFILSNILRIRSAQSRQKAFSTCSSHLTAVTIFYGTLMFMYLQPSTNHSLATDKIASVFYTLVIPMLNPLIYSLRNKEVKAALKRSIERFVLVLR from the exons ATGAGGAATATA ACCACCGTCAAGGAGTTCATTCTCTTGGGGATCACTGATCGTCCAGACCTACAGAACCCTCTCTTTGTTGTGTTCCTTCTGAACTATATTATCACTGTGATGGGAAATTTGGGGATAATTCTCTTAATCAGGATGGATCCTCATCTCCACACTCCCATGTACTTCTTCCTCTGCCACCTGGCTTTTGTTGACCTTTGCTATTCCTCTGTCATTGCTCCTAAAATGCTGACAAACTTTTTAGCAGCTAAAAAAACAATTTCATACAATGCATGTGCAGCACAGCTGGGCTGCTTCCTAACATTTATGATCACAGAATGTTTCCTCCTGGCAGTGATGGCATACGACCGCTATGTAGCCATCTGTAACCCACTGCTTTATCAAACCATCATGTCTCAGAGAGTGTGTATCCAATTGGTAGCTGTCCCTTATATATACAGCTTTGGCGTGGCTCTGTTCCACACCATAGTGACATTCCGTTTGTCCTTCTGCTCTGCAAACGTGATCAATCATTTCTACTGTGATGACCTCCCACTGTTAGCCCTTTCTTGCTCTGACACCAGCACCAAACAGATCCTGATCTATGTGTTTGCTGGGTTTGACATGATATGCTCACTTCTCATTGTATTAATctcttattcttttattctttctaaTATCCTCAGAATACGTTCTGCTCAAAGTCGACAAAAAGCTTTTTCTACCTGTTCCTCCCATCTGACAGCTGTTACCATCTTCTATGGAACACTGATGTTTATGTATTTGCAACCTAGTACTAACCATTCTCTAGCAACAGATAAAATTGCTTCTGTTTTCTACACTCTGGTGATTCCCATGTTGAATCCTTTGATCTACAGTCTGAGAAATAAGGAAGTTAAGGCTGCTCTGAAGAGATCAATCGAAAGATTTGTGCTTGTTCTCAGATGA
- the LOC125427173 gene encoding olfactory receptor 1038-like isoform X4: MGNLGIILLIRMDPHLHTPMYFFLCHLAFVDLCYSSVIAPKMLTNFLAAKKTISYNACAAQLGCFLTFMITECFLLAVMAYDRYVAICNPLLYQTIMSQRVCIQLVAVPYIYSFGVALFHTIVTFRLSFCSANVINHFYCDDLPLLALSCSDTSTKQILIYVFAGFDMICSLLIVLISYSFILSNILRIRSAQSRQKAFSTCSSHLTAVTIFYGTLMFMYLQPSTNHSLATDKIASVFYTLVIPMLNPLIYSLRNKEVKAALKRSIERFVLVLR, encoded by the coding sequence ATGGGAAATTTGGGGATAATTCTCTTAATCAGGATGGATCCTCATCTCCACACTCCCATGTACTTCTTCCTCTGCCACCTGGCTTTTGTTGACCTTTGCTATTCCTCTGTCATTGCTCCTAAAATGCTGACAAACTTTTTAGCAGCTAAAAAAACAATTTCATACAATGCATGTGCAGCACAGCTGGGCTGCTTCCTAACATTTATGATCACAGAATGTTTCCTCCTGGCAGTGATGGCATACGACCGCTATGTAGCCATCTGTAACCCACTGCTTTATCAAACCATCATGTCTCAGAGAGTGTGTATCCAATTGGTAGCTGTCCCTTATATATACAGCTTTGGCGTGGCTCTGTTCCACACCATAGTGACATTCCGTTTGTCCTTCTGCTCTGCAAACGTGATCAATCATTTCTACTGTGATGACCTCCCACTGTTAGCCCTTTCTTGCTCTGACACCAGCACCAAACAGATCCTGATCTATGTGTTTGCTGGGTTTGACATGATATGCTCACTTCTCATTGTATTAATctcttattcttttattctttctaaTATCCTCAGAATACGTTCTGCTCAAAGTCGACAAAAAGCTTTTTCTACCTGTTCCTCCCATCTGACAGCTGTTACCATCTTCTATGGAACACTGATGTTTATGTATTTGCAACCTAGTACTAACCATTCTCTAGCAACAGATAAAATTGCTTCTGTTTTCTACACTCTGGTGATTCCCATGTTGAATCCTTTGATCTACAGTCTGAGAAATAAGGAAGTTAAGGCTGCTCTGAAGAGATCAATCGAAAGATTTGTGCTTGTTCTCAGATGA
- the LOC125427173 gene encoding olfactory receptor 1038-like isoform X1 encodes MADANHTKTTVKEFILLGITDRPDLQNPLFVVFLLNYIITVMGNLGIILLIRMDPHLHTPMYFFLCHLAFVDLCYSSVIAPKMLTNFLAAKKTISYNACAAQLGCFLTFMITECFLLAVMAYDRYVAICNPLLYQTIMSQRVCIQLVAVPYIYSFGVALFHTIVTFRLSFCSANVINHFYCDDLPLLALSCSDTSTKQILIYVFAGFDMICSLLIVLISYSFILSNILRIRSAQSRQKAFSTCSSHLTAVTIFYGTLMFMYLQPSTNHSLATDKIASVFYTLVIPMLNPLIYSLRNKEVKAALKRSIERFVLVLR; translated from the coding sequence ATGGCAGATGCCAATCACACCAAGACCACCGTCAAGGAGTTCATTCTCTTGGGGATCACTGATCGTCCAGACCTACAGAACCCTCTCTTTGTTGTGTTCCTTCTGAACTATATTATCACTGTGATGGGAAATTTGGGGATAATTCTCTTAATCAGGATGGATCCTCATCTCCACACTCCCATGTACTTCTTCCTCTGCCACCTGGCTTTTGTTGACCTTTGCTATTCCTCTGTCATTGCTCCTAAAATGCTGACAAACTTTTTAGCAGCTAAAAAAACAATTTCATACAATGCATGTGCAGCACAGCTGGGCTGCTTCCTAACATTTATGATCACAGAATGTTTCCTCCTGGCAGTGATGGCATACGACCGCTATGTAGCCATCTGTAACCCACTGCTTTATCAAACCATCATGTCTCAGAGAGTGTGTATCCAATTGGTAGCTGTCCCTTATATATACAGCTTTGGCGTGGCTCTGTTCCACACCATAGTGACATTCCGTTTGTCCTTCTGCTCTGCAAACGTGATCAATCATTTCTACTGTGATGACCTCCCACTGTTAGCCCTTTCTTGCTCTGACACCAGCACCAAACAGATCCTGATCTATGTGTTTGCTGGGTTTGACATGATATGCTCACTTCTCATTGTATTAATctcttattcttttattctttctaaTATCCTCAGAATACGTTCTGCTCAAAGTCGACAAAAAGCTTTTTCTACCTGTTCCTCCCATCTGACAGCTGTTACCATCTTCTATGGAACACTGATGTTTATGTATTTGCAACCTAGTACTAACCATTCTCTAGCAACAGATAAAATTGCTTCTGTTTTCTACACTCTGGTGATTCCCATGTTGAATCCTTTGATCTACAGTCTGAGAAATAAGGAAGTTAAGGCTGCTCTGAAGAGATCAATCGAAAGATTTGTGCTTGTTCTCAGATGA